A genome region from Macaca fascicularis isolate 582-1 chromosome 3, T2T-MFA8v1.1 includes the following:
- the LOC102138601 gene encoding large ribosomal subunit protein uL24m has protein sequence MRLSALLALASKVTLPPNYCYGMSPSGSLADKRKNAPWSRRRPVVVEPISDEDWYLFCGDTVEILEGKDAGKQGKVVQVIRQQNCVVVGGLNTYYRYIGKTMDYRGTMIPSEAPLLHRQVKLVDPMDRKPTEIEWRFTEAGERVRVSTRSGRIIPKPEFPRADGIVPETWIDGPKDTSVEDALERTYVPRLKTLQEEVMEAMGIKETRKYKKVYWY, from the coding sequence ATGCGTCTTTCTGCCCTACTGGCCTTGGCATCCAAGGTCACTCTGCCCCCCAATTACTGCTATGGGATGAGCCCCTCAGGCTCCTTGGCAGACAAGAGGAAGAACGCCCCATGGAGCAGGCGGCGCCCAGTGGTTGTGGAACCCATCTCTGATGAAGACTGGTATCTGTTCTGTGGGGACACGGTGGAGATCCTAGAAGGCAAGGATGCCGGAAAGCAGGGCAAAGTGGTTCAAGTTATCCGGCAGCAAAACTGCGTGGTCGTGGGAGGGCTGAACACATATTACCGCTACATTGGCAAGACCATGGATTACCGAGGAACCATGATCCCTAGTGAAGCCCCCTTGCTCCACCGCCAGGTCAAACTTGTGGATCCTATGGACAGGAAACCCACTGAGATTGAGTGGAGATTTACTGAAGCAGGAGAGCGGGTACGAGTCTCCACACGATCGGGGAGAATTATCCCTAAACCCGAATTTCCCAGAGCTGATGGCATCGTCCCTGAAACATGGATTGATGGCCCCAAAGACACATCAGTGGAAGATGCTTTAGAAAGAACCTACGTGCCCCGTCTAAAGACACTACAGGAGGAGGTGATGGAGGCCATGGGGATCAAGGAGACTCGGAAATACAAGAAGGTCTATTGGTATTGA